A window of Bacteroidota bacterium contains these coding sequences:
- a CDS encoding sigma-54-dependent Fis family transcriptional regulator — translation MARILIIDDEKSIRRTLREILEYENFKVEEAADGLEGLTMAQKEKFDIILCDIKMPKMDGMEALDKLMEAAVDAPVIMISGHGNIETAVEAVKKGAFDFIQKPLDLNRLLVTLRNALDKSKLVTETRTLRKKISKTFDMIGESKGIAEIKDMIERVAPTDARVLITGQNGTGKELVARWLHEKSSRAGAPLIEVNCAAIPSELIESELFGHEKGAFTSAVAQRKGKFELAEGGTLFLDEIGDMSLSAQAKVLRALQENKITRVGGDKEIKVNVRVVAATNKDLKQEILKGNFREDLYHRLSVILIHVPSLNERIDDIPLLADHFLKLISDEHGTQAKPISKEAIKELQKINWTGNIREFRNVMERLLILCDKTITDKDVQAYARPRG, via the coding sequence ATGGCCCGTATTCTCATCATCGACGACGAAAAAAGTATTCGCCGCACACTTCGTGAAATTCTGGAGTATGAAAATTTTAAGGTAGAAGAAGCGGCCGACGGGCTGGAAGGGCTTACTATGGCCCAGAAAGAGAAGTTTGATATTATTCTCTGTGATATCAAGATGCCGAAGATGGACGGCATGGAGGCGCTTGATAAGCTGATGGAAGCGGCGGTGGATGCACCTGTAATTATGATTTCGGGCCACGGCAACATTGAAACGGCAGTGGAAGCGGTGAAGAAAGGTGCGTTTGACTTTATTCAGAAGCCGCTTGATCTGAACCGCCTTCTGGTAACGCTGCGCAATGCGCTCGATAAATCGAAGCTGGTTACTGAAACACGCACCCTGCGCAAGAAGATTTCGAAAACGTTTGATATGATCGGCGAGTCGAAAGGCATTGCCGAAATCAAGGATATGATTGAGCGTGTGGCGCCCACTGATGCGCGCGTGCTCATTACCGGCCAGAACGGCACGGGCAAGGAACTTGTGGCGCGGTGGCTGCACGAGAAAAGCAGCAGGGCAGGGGCACCGCTTATTGAAGTAAACTGCGCCGCTATTCCCTCTGAACTCATCGAAAGCGAATTGTTTGGCCACGAAAAAGGCGCATTTACATCGGCTGTGGCCCAGCGCAAAGGCAAGTTTGAACTGGCCGAAGGCGGCACGTTGTTTCTTGACGAGATCGGCGACATGAGCCTTTCGGCGCAGGCCAAGGTACTCCGCGCATTGCAGGAAAATAAAATTACCCGCGTGGGCGGCGACAAGGAAATTAAAGTGAATGTGCGCGTGGTGGCGGCCACCAACAAGGATCTTAAACAGGAAATCCTTAAAGGCAATTTCCGCGAAGATCTTTACCACCGCCTCAGCGTGATTCTCATTCACGTACCCTCGCTCAACGAACGCATTGACGATATTCCGCTGCTGGCCGACCATTTCCTTAAACTTATCAGCGATGAGCATGGCACGCAGGCCAAACCCATTAGCAAAGAGGCCATCAAAGAACTTCAGAAAATAAACTGGACCGGCAACATCCGCGAATTCCGCAACGTGATGGAACGACTTCTCATTCTCTGCGACAAAACCATTACCGACAAAGATGTGCAGGCGTATGCCCGTCCGCGCGGCTAA
- a CDS encoding septal ring lytic transglycosylase RlpA family protein, translated as MRLIFCLFALLPALILTAQTDSLRPKTDSVTSVAADSLKPEAPKPAAADTSYQETGIASWYGQKFEGRYTSSGEIFRVDSLTAAHKKLPFGTLVKVTNLKNDSVVIVKITDRLPQNSKRCIDLTPRAARQLNFLRAGLTPVRLEVVGTAPIYKKKKVPAAKPKTAAKPAAAPAKK; from the coding sequence ATGCGATTGATTTTTTGCCTTTTCGCCCTGCTTCCGGCCCTCATTCTCACTGCCCAGACCGATTCGCTGCGCCCGAAAACAGACTCAGTTACAAGTGTGGCGGCCGACAGCCTGAAGCCTGAAGCACCGAAACCTGCCGCAGCCGATACCTCTTACCAAGAAACCGGCATTGCAAGCTGGTACGGACAGAAATTCGAAGGCCGGTACACCAGCAGCGGCGAAATCTTCAGGGTTGACAGCCTCACGGCGGCCCATAAAAAGCTGCCGTTTGGCACACTGGTTAAGGTAACCAACCTCAAAAACGACTCGGTGGTAATTGTGAAAATTACCGACCGCCTGCCGCAAAACTCCAAACGTTGCATTGATTTAACACCACGGGCTGCACGGCAGCTCAATTTCCTGCGTGCCGGCCTCACACCCGTAAGGCTTGAAGTGGTGGGCACCGCCCCAATTTACAAAAAGAAAAAAGTGCCGGCAGCCAAACCAAAAACGGCAGCCAAACCGGCTGCCGCTCCTGCAAAGAAGTAA
- a CDS encoding polyprenol monophosphomannose synthase, with product MPERIVIIPTYNEKENVEKMIRKVMGLDGGYHLLIVDDGSPDGTADIVKRLMLEYDGRLFIEERKGKLGLGTAYIHGFRWSLAKGYEYIFEMDCDFSHNPDDLNRLFGACAQGGADVAVGSRYVKGGKVKNWPMGRLLMSYFASVYVRMVLWLGVSDTTAGFKCYKRRVLETIDLSAVHFVGYAFQIEMKYTAYKLGFRIAEVPITFIDRQEGVSKMSTRIFREAFLGVLQMRFRSYRPAAKG from the coding sequence TTGCCTGAACGCATTGTCATAATTCCCACTTACAACGAAAAGGAAAACGTTGAAAAAATGATCCGCAAAGTGATGGGGCTCGACGGAGGCTATCATTTGCTGATTGTTGACGACGGTTCGCCCGACGGCACGGCCGATATTGTGAAGCGGCTGATGCTGGAATACGACGGACGTTTGTTTATTGAGGAACGCAAGGGCAAACTCGGTCTGGGCACGGCCTACATTCACGGTTTCCGCTGGTCGCTGGCAAAAGGCTACGAATACATTTTTGAGATGGATTGCGATTTTTCGCATAATCCTGACGATCTGAACCGTCTTTTCGGGGCCTGTGCACAAGGAGGTGCCGATGTGGCTGTGGGGTCGCGCTATGTAAAAGGCGGTAAGGTGAAAAACTGGCCCATGGGGCGCCTGCTCATGTCGTACTTTGCTTCCGTGTATGTACGCATGGTGCTTTGGCTGGGAGTAAGCGATACTACAGCCGGCTTTAAATGCTACAAACGTCGTGTGCTTGAAACAATCGACCTGAGCGCAGTGCACTTTGTAGGTTATGCATTTCAGATTGAAATGAAATACACCGCCTACAAACTGGGTTTCCGCATTGCCGAGGTGCCCATTACGTTTATCGACCGTCAGGAAGGTGTGTCAAAAATGAGCACCCGCATTTTCCGCGAAGCTTTTCTGGGTGTACTTCAGATGCGTTTCCGCAGTTACAGGCCAGCCGCCAAAGGCTGA
- a CDS encoding PD40 domain-containing protein, with protein sequence MRKLAFALLALIPAVLFTAGKKPKVSIDNPQEKHLRNLRQLTFGGDNAEAYFSPDGKWLTFQSNKGIPCDQIFAMNVKAAAKDSLYRPLQISNGDGRTTCSYFMPDGKHILFASTHVGGKTCPPSPNLRQGGKYLWPVYDSYDIFVADLKGNIVKQLTNEPGYDAEAVLSPKGDKILFTSTRSGDLELWTMNIDGSNPKQITFGLGYDGGAFFSADGSKIVFRASRPQSEEDIKEYKDLLAQGLVAPTNMEIYTCNADGSNLKQITKLGKANWAPFFSPSGKKIIFSSNHASQRGYDFQLYMVNAEDGTGMEQITFESIFNSFPMFSPDGKKLVFCSNRRNWGTRDTNVFIADWVE encoded by the coding sequence ATGCGTAAACTTGCGTTTGCCCTGCTGGCGCTCATCCCGGCAGTGCTTTTTACCGCTGGCAAAAAGCCGAAAGTTTCAATAGATAACCCCCAGGAAAAGCACCTGCGCAATTTGCGCCAACTCACCTTTGGCGGTGATAATGCCGAAGCCTATTTCAGCCCCGATGGCAAATGGCTCACCTTTCAGAGCAACAAAGGCATTCCTTGCGACCAGATTTTTGCCATGAACGTGAAGGCTGCTGCTAAGGACAGTCTCTACAGGCCGCTGCAAATCAGCAATGGCGACGGCCGCACCACCTGTTCGTATTTTATGCCTGATGGAAAGCACATCCTCTTTGCCTCTACACACGTGGGCGGCAAAACCTGTCCGCCTTCGCCCAACCTTCGTCAGGGCGGCAAATACCTCTGGCCGGTTTACGACAGCTACGATATTTTTGTGGCCGACCTCAAAGGCAATATCGTAAAGCAACTTACCAATGAGCCGGGCTACGATGCCGAAGCCGTACTCTCGCCCAAAGGCGACAAAATCCTTTTCACCTCTACCCGCAGCGGCGACCTCGAACTCTGGACCATGAACATTGATGGCAGTAACCCGAAGCAAATTACTTTCGGGCTGGGCTACGATGGTGGCGCATTTTTCTCGGCCGACGGCAGTAAAATTGTGTTCCGCGCTTCACGCCCGCAGTCGGAAGAAGACATAAAAGAATACAAAGACCTGCTGGCCCAGGGCCTTGTGGCACCCACCAACATGGAAATTTATACCTGCAACGCCGATGGCTCAAATCTCAAGCAGATTACCAAACTGGGCAAGGCAAACTGGGCGCCGTTTTTCTCGCCCTCCGGGAAAAAAATTATTTTCAGTTCCAATCACGCATCACAGCGTGGCTACGATTTTCAGCTTTACATGGTAAATGCCGAAGACGGAACCGGCATGGAACAAATTACGTTCGAAAGCATTTTTAATTCATTCCCCATGTTTTCGCCCGATGGAAAGAAACTGGTATTCTGCTCGAATCGCCGCAACTGGGGAACGCGTGATACGAATGTATTTATTGCCGACTGGGTAGAATAA
- a CDS encoding M20/M25/M40 family metallo-hydrolase: MKHTALTIFALLFAVAVSAQDISAERIRKDVTYLSADKLKGRGTGSKGEKKAAKYIAKQFKEIGLQPKGTDGFYQTFTFRKNSNPHDTSTANVKERSGKNVVGFLDNGAAYTIVIGAHYDHLGLGHDHNSLEANPDGKIHNGADDNASGTAGVLELARYYTGNNVKEKYNFLFICFSGEELGLIGSKKFCENPTIDLKTVNYMINMDMIGRLNDSTKSLIIYGVGTAPDWVPMINSFRSVFRIKQDSSGIGPSDQTSFYLKDIPVLHFFTGQHSDYHKPTDDAAKVNYTGEKMVLEYIVNIIALTDSKPKLQFLATKSNMTATPKMKVTMGIMPDYAWEGKGVHVDGVTDGRPAANAGIKKGDIILQLGDTPVNNMMDYMACLAKFEKGSTMPVLIKRGEELLTLQVKF, translated from the coding sequence ATGAAACACACCGCACTCACCATTTTCGCGCTGCTTTTTGCCGTGGCTGTGTCTGCTCAGGACATCAGCGCCGAGCGCATCCGTAAAGACGTAACCTATCTCAGTGCCGATAAGCTTAAAGGGCGCGGCACCGGCAGCAAGGGCGAGAAAAAAGCGGCAAAGTATATTGCAAAGCAGTTTAAGGAAATTGGTTTGCAGCCCAAAGGCACCGATGGCTTTTATCAGACATTTACCTTCCGCAAAAACTCTAATCCGCACGATACTTCTACTGCCAATGTAAAAGAACGCAGCGGCAAAAACGTGGTTGGCTTTCTCGATAACGGAGCTGCCTACACCATTGTAATCGGTGCGCATTACGATCACCTCGGCCTCGGGCATGATCACAACTCGCTGGAGGCAAATCCCGACGGCAAAATTCACAACGGAGCTGATGATAACGCATCGGGCACAGCCGGTGTACTTGAGCTGGCGCGCTATTACACAGGCAATAACGTGAAAGAGAAATACAATTTCCTGTTCATCTGTTTCTCCGGCGAAGAACTCGGCCTGATCGGTTCAAAGAAGTTTTGCGAAAATCCTACCATCGACCTCAAAACGGTGAATTACATGATAAACATGGATATGATTGGCCGTTTGAACGATTCCACAAAATCACTCATCATCTACGGCGTGGGTACTGCGCCCGACTGGGTGCCCATGATTAACAGTTTTCGCTCTGTGTTCCGCATTAAGCAGGACAGCTCCGGAATCGGGCCCAGTGATCAGACTTCATTTTACCTTAAAGATATTCCCGTGCTGCATTTCTTCACCGGCCAGCACAGCGATTATCATAAACCTACCGATGATGCGGCCAAAGTAAATTACACCGGCGAGAAAATGGTGCTTGAATACATTGTCAACATCATCGCCCTCACCGACAGTAAGCCCAAACTTCAGTTCCTTGCCACCAAAAGCAACATGACCGCCACGCCGAAAATGAAAGTGACAATGGGTATCATGCCCGACTATGCGTGGGAAGGTAAAGGGGTGCATGTGGATGGAGTGACCGATGGTCGTCCGGCGGCAAATGCAGGAATCAAAAAAGGCGATATCATTCTCCAGCTTGGCGATACACCTGTAAACAACATGATGGATTACATGGCCTGCCTTGCGAAGTTTGAAAAGGGAAGCACCATGCCGGTACTGATAAAACGCGGCGAAGAACTACTCACGCTGCAGGTGAAGTTTTAA
- a CDS encoding dihydroorotase, which produces MNTTYLIQRATVVNEGRSVVADVLVRDGKIEAVSEAPLSADGAEVIDAAGLHLFPGVIDDQVHFREPGLTHKGDLYTEAKSAVAGGVTSYMEMPNTVPSAVTQELLEQKYQRAADVSLANYSFYIGTTNTNIDELLKTDPASVCGVKIFLGSSTGDMLVDNEEALERIFREVKMLIAVHAEDDPMIKQNMAAYKEKYGDDIPSKYHPLIRSREACYASSSKAVARAKKYGTRLHVLHISTAEELDLFDNSKPLREKNITSEACVHHLWFSAEDYDAKGNYIKWNPAVKDAADREAIWQAVLDNRIDVIATDHAPHTIEEKEQLYAKAPSGGPLIQHTLVAMLEAARNGRISLERVAEKMCHAPADLFRIEKRGYIRPGYWADLVLVNLNAPWTVEKSNLHYKCGWSPFEGTTFHSRVEKTFVSGHLVYNNGAFNESKKGMRLRFEVK; this is translated from the coding sequence ATGAATACAACGTATCTCATACAGCGTGCAACAGTAGTTAACGAAGGCCGCAGTGTGGTGGCCGATGTGCTTGTGCGCGACGGGAAAATTGAAGCCGTATCGGAAGCGCCGCTCAGTGCAGATGGTGCGGAGGTGATTGATGCCGCCGGGTTGCATCTTTTTCCGGGCGTAATTGACGATCAGGTGCATTTCCGCGAACCCGGGCTTACACATAAAGGCGATTTATACACCGAAGCAAAATCGGCCGTGGCTGGTGGCGTTACCTCTTATATGGAAATGCCGAATACGGTTCCATCGGCGGTAACGCAGGAGCTGCTTGAACAGAAGTATCAGCGAGCTGCCGATGTATCGCTTGCCAACTATTCGTTTTACATCGGCACTACCAATACCAATATTGATGAACTGCTGAAAACCGATCCGGCTTCGGTATGCGGCGTGAAAATTTTCCTCGGTTCATCAACCGGCGATATGCTGGTGGATAATGAAGAAGCACTCGAACGGATTTTCCGTGAGGTGAAAATGCTTATTGCTGTGCATGCCGAAGATGATCCGATGATTAAGCAGAACATGGCGGCTTACAAGGAAAAGTATGGCGATGATATTCCTTCAAAATATCACCCGCTTATCCGCAGCCGCGAGGCCTGTTATGCATCGTCATCCAAAGCCGTGGCGCGGGCAAAGAAATACGGCACACGCCTGCATGTACTGCACATTTCCACCGCCGAAGAGTTAGACCTGTTTGACAACAGCAAGCCGCTGCGCGAGAAAAATATCACCTCAGAGGCCTGTGTGCATCACCTCTGGTTTTCGGCCGAAGATTATGATGCAAAAGGCAACTACATTAAATGGAATCCGGCCGTTAAAGATGCGGCCGACCGCGAAGCCATCTGGCAGGCTGTGCTCGATAACCGCATCGACGTAATTGCCACCGACCACGCGCCGCACACCATTGAAGAAAAGGAGCAGCTTTATGCCAAAGCCCCTTCGGGCGGCCCGCTCATTCAGCACACGCTGGTGGCCATGCTCGAAGCGGCGCGCAACGGCCGCATCAGCCTCGAACGTGTGGCCGAAAAAATGTGCCACGCCCCCGCCGATTTATTCCGCATCGAAAAACGCGGCTACATCCGCCCCGGCTACTGGGCCGATCTGGTGCTGGTAAACCTCAATGCCCCGTGGACAGTGGAAAAAAGCAACCTGCACTACAAATGCGGCTGGTCGCCGTTTGAAGGCACCACGTTTCACAGCCGCGTGGAAAAAACATTTGTAAGCGGGCACCTTGTCTATAACAACGGCGCATTCAACGAATCGAAAAAGGGCATGCGTTTGCGCTTTGAAGTGAAGTAA
- a CDS encoding DinB family protein: protein MNFIEAFTREFEKECATTRKMLALVPADKNNWAPHEKSMKLGNLANHVAELPGWITMSLLNDGLDFAVSPYVPNVFDSNSELMRFAEEQIAEAMQALQNGKDIDLTQIWILRHGDMELSKGAKWEMMRMSMSQIIHHRAQLGVYLRLLNIPLPGSYGPSADDTGM, encoded by the coding sequence ATGAATTTTATTGAAGCCTTTACCCGCGAATTTGAAAAGGAATGCGCAACAACCCGCAAAATGCTGGCGCTGGTGCCTGCCGACAAAAACAACTGGGCACCGCATGAGAAGAGCATGAAATTGGGCAATCTGGCCAATCACGTAGCCGAACTTCCGGGCTGGATTACCATGAGTTTGCTTAATGATGGTCTTGATTTTGCGGTTTCTCCTTATGTACCGAATGTGTTTGACAGCAACAGTGAACTTATGCGGTTTGCTGAAGAGCAGATTGCCGAAGCAATGCAGGCCTTGCAAAACGGGAAAGACATTGATCTGACACAAATCTGGATTCTTCGCCATGGCGATATGGAATTGAGCAAAGGTGCAAAATGGGAAATGATGCGTATGAGCATGAGCCAGATTATTCATCACCGCGCGCAGCTTGGTGTGTATCTGCGTTTGCTGAATATTCCGCTTCCCGGCAGCTACGGGCCGAGCGCGGATGATACAGGCATGTAA
- the dnaJ gene encoding molecular chaperone DnaJ, giving the protein MSKRDYYDVLGVGRKADAEEIKKAYRKLAIKYHPDKNEGDKAAEEKFKEAAEAYEVLSDPQKRQRYDQFGHAGVGSSAASGGAGGGFSMEDIFSQFGDIFGSGFGGGFGGGGRGGRRVQKGSNLRVKVKLTLEEIATGAEKKLKVAKHVSCDKCDGTGAASKTGISTCNTCRGTGQVTRLMNTMLGQMQTTTTCPTCNGEGQTVTDKCRSCHGDGVMRGEEVISVRIPPGVHDGIQLSMNGKGNAAPRGGVPGDLIIVIEEAEHPHFNRDGNHLYYEHYVSIADAALGATIEIPTLEGKARVKIDAGTPSGKVIRLKGKGLPDLNGYIRGDLRVTLFVWTPTNLSSEEKKIMEKLRDSPNFQPKAGKKEKSFFDRMKEMFD; this is encoded by the coding sequence ATGTCGAAACGTGATTATTATGATGTGCTCGGTGTAGGGCGAAAGGCCGATGCGGAGGAAATTAAAAAAGCCTACCGCAAACTGGCTATTAAATATCACCCCGATAAAAACGAGGGAGATAAAGCCGCCGAGGAAAAGTTTAAAGAAGCTGCCGAAGCCTACGAAGTGCTGAGTGATCCGCAAAAACGCCAGCGTTACGACCAGTTCGGGCATGCCGGCGTGGGCAGCAGTGCCGCCAGTGGCGGCGCCGGAGGCGGGTTCTCCATGGAAGACATCTTCAGCCAGTTTGGCGATATTTTCGGCAGCGGCTTTGGCGGTGGTTTTGGCGGTGGCGGTCGCGGCGGACGACGGGTGCAGAAAGGCTCTAACCTGCGGGTGAAAGTGAAACTCACACTCGAAGAAATTGCCACCGGCGCCGAGAAAAAACTCAAAGTAGCCAAACACGTTAGCTGCGACAAATGCGACGGTACCGGTGCGGCCAGCAAAACCGGCATCAGCACGTGTAACACCTGCCGCGGCACGGGCCAGGTAACCCGGCTTATGAATACCATGCTGGGGCAGATGCAAACCACCACCACCTGCCCCACCTGCAACGGCGAAGGACAAACCGTAACCGACAAATGCCGCAGCTGCCATGGCGACGGTGTGATGCGCGGCGAAGAAGTGATATCCGTGCGCATACCACCCGGTGTACACGACGGCATCCAGCTCAGCATGAACGGCAAAGGCAATGCAGCCCCGCGCGGCGGCGTGCCCGGCGACCTGATTATTGTAATTGAAGAAGCCGAACACCCGCACTTCAACCGCGACGGCAACCACCTCTACTACGAACACTACGTAAGCATTGCCGACGCTGCACTTGGCGCCACAATAGAAATCCCCACACTCGAAGGCAAAGCCCGCGTTAAAATAGACGCCGGCACACCTTCGGGCAAAGTAATCCGCCTCAAAGGCAAAGGCCTGCCCGACCTGAACGGCTACATCCGCGGCGATTTACGTGTAACACTTTTTGTGTGGACACCCACCAATCTTTCCTCGGAAGAAAAGAAAATCATGGAAAAACTCCGCGATTCGCCCAACTTCCAGCCCAAAGCCGGTAAGAAAGAAAAATCATTCTTCGACCGCATGAAAGAGATGTTTGACTAA
- the grpE gene encoding nucleotide exchange factor GrpE, with amino-acid sequence MSENLDPKEAQQETPATETVAENGQKPVEMPETPEATGDAARIAELEQQVATLNDKYLRLYSEFDNYRRRTAKENLELRKTAAEEVIKKLLPVLDDFDRAVRNNATATDLAAVTEGVQLVAGKFHHVLTQQGLEAMNAGGQPFDPEFHEAITEIPAPAPELKGKVVDEVEKGYLLGGKVIRYAKVVVGS; translated from the coding sequence ATGAGCGAAAATCTCGACCCGAAAGAAGCACAGCAGGAAACACCTGCTACCGAAACCGTTGCCGAAAACGGACAAAAACCTGTGGAAATGCCTGAAACACCTGAAGCTACCGGCGATGCCGCGCGTATTGCAGAACTCGAACAGCAGGTGGCCACATTGAATGATAAATACCTGCGCCTGTACTCGGAGTTTGACAATTACCGCCGCCGTACGGCAAAGGAAAACCTCGAGCTCCGCAAAACGGCTGCCGAAGAAGTAATTAAAAAACTCCTGCCCGTGCTCGACGATTTCGACCGCGCCGTGCGCAACAACGCCACCGCCACCGATCTGGCTGCGGTAACCGAAGGCGTGCAGCTGGTGGCCGGGAAATTCCACCATGTACTTACCCAGCAGGGCCTCGAAGCCATGAACGCCGGCGGCCAGCCGTTTGATCCTGAGTTTCACGAAGCCATTACCGAAATTCCTGCCCCCGCCCCCGAACTCAAAGGCAAGGTGGTGGATGAGGTGGAAAAAGGCTACCTGCTGGGCGGAAAAGTAATCCGCTACGCCAAAGTGGTTGTAGGCAGCTAA
- a CDS encoding TlpA family protein disulfide reductase, translating to MKLNPFIRLTAAAVLMAGISMAVSACKFGKDGGQKTEEPITAMPDYTPPATAVEGLNVGNIAPNIEQKNPKDSLIPLSSLRGKLVLIDFWASWCGPCRGENPNVVQTYNTYKDSVFAGAQEGFTVYGVSLDKNKEAWEKAIITDKLSWPYHVSDLGFWGNAAAVRYGVRSIPTNVLIDGNGVILAKNLRGNALSAAIRTQLETDRAKVKGALKRRASVAKATK from the coding sequence ATGAAGCTGAATCCGTTTATCCGTCTTACCGCAGCTGCCGTACTTATGGCAGGAATTTCGATGGCTGTATCAGCCTGTAAATTTGGCAAAGACGGAGGCCAAAAAACCGAGGAGCCCATTACCGCCATGCCCGACTACACGCCGCCTGCCACCGCCGTGGAAGGGCTTAACGTGGGCAATATTGCTCCTAATATTGAACAGAAAAACCCGAAAGACTCACTCATTCCGCTTAGTTCGCTGCGCGGCAAATTAGTCCTCATCGACTTTTGGGCTTCGTGGTGCGGCCCCTGCAGGGGCGAAAACCCCAACGTGGTGCAAACTTACAACACTTACAAGGACTCGGTTTTTGCGGGTGCGCAGGAAGGCTTTACGGTGTATGGTGTTTCGCTCGATAAAAACAAAGAGGCCTGGGAAAAAGCAATCATTACCGATAAGCTATCATGGCCTTATCATGTAAGCGATCTGGGCTTTTGGGGCAATGCGGCTGCCGTGCGTTACGGTGTACGTTCTATTCCTACCAACGTGCTTATTGACGGCAACGGCGTGATTCTGGCCAAGAACCTGCGCGGCAATGCGCTTTCGGCCGCCATCCGCACACAGCTTGAAACCGACCGCGCCAAAGTAAAAGGCGCGCTCAAACGCCGTGCTTCCGTGGCAAAAGCCACTAAGTAA
- the murA gene encoding UDP-N-acetylglucosamine 1-carboxyvinyltransferase, whose product MSSFVITGGKRLSGEVIPQGAKNEALQILSAVLLTPEKVTISNIPDIIDVNKLIDLLRDLGVKVEKTGHETYTFQADDIDIDYINSEKFKKKGAALRGSIMIVGPLLARFGRGYIPKPGGDKIGRRRLDTHFIGFEKLGAKFEYDATNEFFKAEAKRLKGAYMLLDEASVTGTANIVMAASLAEGVTTIYNAACEPYLQQLCKMLNRMGAKISGIGSNLLTIEGVEKLGGTTHRMLPDMIEVGSFIGLAAMTQSEITIKDVAYDELGVIPDVFAHLGIKMERRGEDLFIPAQDRYEIDTFIDGSILTIADAPWPGFTPDLLSIVLVTATQAKGSVLVHQKMFESRLFFVDKLIDMGAQIILCDPHRATVIGLNREHQLRGVTMTSPDIRAGVSLLIAALSAKGKSTIHNIEQIDRGYQNIDGRLRNLGADIVRHDGVSM is encoded by the coding sequence ATGAGCTCATTCGTAATTACCGGTGGAAAACGCCTCTCGGGCGAAGTAATTCCTCAGGGCGCCAAAAACGAAGCCCTGCAAATTCTTTCGGCGGTTCTCCTCACCCCAGAAAAAGTAACCATCAGCAATATCCCCGATATTATTGATGTAAATAAACTCATCGACCTGCTGCGCGATTTGGGCGTGAAGGTGGAGAAAACCGGTCACGAAACCTATACGTTTCAGGCCGACGACATTGATATTGACTATATCAATTCCGAAAAATTCAAGAAAAAAGGAGCAGCGCTGCGTGGCTCAATTATGATTGTGGGGCCGCTGCTGGCACGTTTTGGCCGTGGCTACATTCCAAAACCCGGTGGCGACAAAATCGGCCGCCGCCGTTTGGATACCCACTTTATCGGGTTTGAAAAGCTGGGTGCAAAATTTGAGTACGACGCCACCAACGAGTTCTTCAAAGCCGAAGCCAAGCGCCTCAAAGGGGCATACATGCTGCTCGACGAAGCATCGGTAACCGGCACGGCCAATATTGTAATGGCCGCCTCACTGGCCGAAGGCGTAACCACCATTTACAACGCCGCCTGCGAACCTTATCTGCAGCAGCTTTGCAAAATGCTGAACCGCATGGGTGCCAAAATTTCAGGCATCGGCTCCAACCTGCTCACCATTGAAGGCGTTGAAAAACTCGGCGGCACCACACACCGCATGCTGCCTGATATGATTGAAGTAGGCAGCTTCATTGGCCTGGCCGCCATGACCCAGTCGGAAATCACCATTAAGGATGTAGCTTATGATGAGCTTGGTGTGATTCCCGATGTGTTTGCCCACCTCGGTATTAAAATGGAACGCCGTGGTGAAGACCTTTTTATTCCGGCGCAGGACCGCTACGAAATCGACACCTTCATAGACGGCTCCATCCTCACCATTGCCGATGCGCCCTGGCCCGGCTTTACGCCCGACCTGCTGAGCATTGTGCTGGTTACCGCCACGCAGGCCAAAGGCAGCGTGCTGGTACACCAGAAAATGTTTGAAAGCCGCCTGTTTTTTGTGGATAAGCTCATCGACATGGGCGCGCAGATTATTCTCTGCGACCCGCACCGCGCCACGGTCATCGGCCTGAACCGCGAACACCAGCTGCGCGGCGTAACCATGACTTCGCCCGACATCCGCGCCGGGGTATCGCTGCTTATTGCGGCGCTTTCGGCCAAAGGGAAAAGCACCATTCACAACATCGAGCAGATTGACCGCGGCTACCAGAATATTGACGGCCGCCTGCGCAATCTCGGTGCCGACATTGTGCGCCACGACGGTGTATCGATGTAA